In uncultured Desulfobacter sp., one DNA window encodes the following:
- a CDS encoding isoprenylcysteine carboxylmethyltransferase family protein, which yields MLSKKKDIAPLIMWIILFAGIIIFAAIRLNRLFQTPNKYPIYLDITFVILYLLWMITELRVTKKDVNTEGKKTYDLMTCQLYGMGQALTILSALYFPSAWQKMSAFHFAGISLFFIGVCYRLWAIKTLGQFYSHRVRTLSQHQIVTFGPYKFIRHPAYSGMIVANIGISAYFFNWATLSVFLLILVPAIILRITIEEKILFKIKGYTEFAQKRKRLIPAIW from the coding sequence GTGTTATCGAAAAAAAAAGATATTGCTCCACTAATAATGTGGATAATCTTATTTGCGGGGATAATTATATTTGCAGCCATCAGACTTAATCGTCTGTTTCAAACTCCAAATAAATACCCCATATATTTGGATATCACATTTGTGATTTTGTACCTTTTGTGGATGATAACCGAGCTACGGGTTACCAAAAAGGATGTTAATACGGAAGGGAAAAAAACATATGACTTGATGACCTGTCAATTATACGGAATGGGGCAAGCCCTAACGATTCTTTCAGCCCTTTATTTTCCATCCGCTTGGCAAAAGATGAGTGCCTTTCATTTCGCTGGTATAAGTCTTTTTTTTATTGGTGTCTGTTATAGATTATGGGCCATCAAAACACTGGGACAATTTTATTCCCATAGAGTCCGCACTCTATCTCAGCATCAAATTGTGACTTTCGGACCGTATAAATTCATAAGACATCCAGCATATTCAGGGATGATTGTCGCGAATATTGGAATATCTGCATATTTTTTTAATTGGGCTACCCTCTCTGTATTTTTATTGATTTTAGTGCCAGCAATCATTTTGAGGATTACAATAGAAGAAAAAATCCTTTTTAAAATCAAAGGCTATACAGAATTTGCCCAAAAACGAAAACGGTTGATTCCAGCAATATGGTAG
- a CDS encoding group II intron maturase-specific domain-containing protein, giving the protein MSGDVHVRFCESLRGRFPRATRLIVTGKSKRLLEDQVKPAVEAFLTERGLSLSEEKTMITHITDGFTFLGQTFRKTGNVLHITPAKKGVLALKEKLSELIHKHVGGPLEPLVKKLNQTLRGWGNYHRHVVSSETFSLIDTFVYEQLWRMIKKRHRKKSSKWLKNRYWTDGKRKWIFTVKSRNKKGPCSYHVIHLSSLGIKRYIKIKADANPYDPEYSYYFWRRRNQKDSRLLPSLSAREHRQKQAA; this is encoded by the coding sequence ATGAGCGGAGACGTTCACGTCCGATTCTGTGAGAGCCTGAGGGGGCGGTTCCCTCGGGCTACTCGACTTATCGTCACAGGCAAGTCCAAACGCCTGCTTGAAGATCAGGTCAAACCAGCAGTCGAAGCGTTTCTAACTGAACGTGGTCTGTCATTATCTGAAGAAAAGACCATGATCACGCATATAACAGATGGATTTACGTTCCTTGGCCAAACTTTTCGAAAAACCGGAAATGTGCTGCACATCACCCCGGCAAAGAAGGGAGTTCTCGCCCTTAAAGAAAAGCTCAGTGAACTGATCCATAAACATGTCGGCGGTCCATTGGAACCATTGGTCAAAAAGTTAAACCAAACCCTCCGGGGTTGGGGAAACTATCACCGGCACGTAGTCTCATCGGAAACATTTTCTCTTATTGATACGTTTGTTTACGAACAGCTATGGAGAATGATTAAAAAGCGTCACCGGAAGAAATCCTCAAAATGGTTGAAAAACCGTTACTGGACTGACGGAAAACGCAAGTGGATATTCACTGTCAAGAGCCGAAATAAGAAAGGGCCTTGCAGTTATCACGTCATTCACCTAAGCTCATTAGGAATAAAACGATATATCAAAATCAAAGCAGATGCAAATCCATATGATCCCGAATACAGTTATTATTTCTGGCGTAGACGGAATCAAAAGGATTCACGGTTACTCCCGTCGTTATCGGCCAGGGAGCACCGCCAAAAGCAAGCTGCATGA
- the ltrA gene encoding group II intron reverse transcriptase/maturase has product MLREKYKRRTRKYESTDAGHRGGATRSSDEDSVMELERRGSIDQLEVKKTTGNRRIGLNQAKPFCIPKSEVVEAYERVKANKGAAGFDGQSIEGFEFSLKDNLYKLWNRMSSGSYFPPPVLRVEIPKGDGRMRPLGIPTVSDRIAQQIVKQQLEPELEKHFHPDSYGYRPGKSALDAVGKARKNCWEYDWVLDLDIKGFFDNIDHDLLMRAVRYHTDIKWVILYIERWLKAPVMMTDRTLFYPKKGTPQGGVISPLLANLFLHYAFDNWMEREYPTIPFERYADDAVCHCKSLAQAEYLLRKLNERMESVGLELHPEKTKIVYCKDTDRQKDYSLTSFDFLGYTFRARRSKSRWGKFFINFSPAISNKAAKAIRQTSRKWNWPRRSDKSLEDLAQMFNPVIQGWINYYGRFYKSALYPALRCLDRRLVIWATRKYKRFRGHRRRASQWLERIARRQPNLFAHWRLLYA; this is encoded by the coding sequence ATGCTAAGGGAGAAATACAAGCGGAGGACCCGTAAGTATGAGAGTACCGATGCAGGGCACAGGGGCGGAGCGACCCGTAGTAGTGATGAAGATTCTGTAATGGAATTGGAGCGAAGGGGAAGCATTGACCAGCTTGAAGTAAAGAAAACAACTGGAAACAGGAGGATTGGATTGAACCAAGCAAAGCCGTTTTGTATTCCTAAATCCGAAGTAGTGGAGGCATATGAACGGGTTAAAGCCAACAAAGGGGCTGCCGGATTTGATGGACAGTCAATAGAAGGGTTTGAGTTCAGCTTAAAGGACAATCTATACAAGCTCTGGAATCGGATGTCCTCGGGCAGTTATTTCCCCCCTCCGGTACTGAGGGTGGAAATACCCAAGGGAGACGGTCGAATGAGACCGCTGGGAATACCGACAGTGTCGGACAGAATCGCTCAACAGATAGTCAAGCAGCAATTGGAGCCGGAACTGGAAAAACATTTCCATCCGGATTCTTATGGCTATCGACCAGGGAAATCTGCCTTGGATGCAGTCGGCAAAGCCCGGAAGAATTGTTGGGAGTATGACTGGGTATTGGATCTTGATATTAAAGGCTTTTTCGATAATATTGATCATGATCTTTTGATGAGAGCAGTTCGGTATCACACGGATATCAAGTGGGTGATTCTGTATATAGAACGGTGGCTGAAAGCCCCGGTGATGATGACAGATCGCACACTATTCTATCCAAAGAAGGGAACCCCGCAAGGCGGTGTTATCAGTCCCTTGCTGGCTAATCTCTTTTTGCATTATGCATTCGACAACTGGATGGAGAGGGAATATCCGACCATACCGTTTGAACGCTATGCGGATGATGCAGTCTGCCATTGTAAAAGCCTTGCCCAGGCAGAATATTTGCTGAGAAAGCTGAACGAGCGAATGGAGAGTGTGGGGCTGGAACTGCATCCGGAAAAGACAAAAATCGTCTACTGCAAGGATACAGACCGGCAAAAGGATTATTCCCTGACAAGCTTTGATTTTCTGGGTTATACTTTTCGTGCTCGAAGATCAAAAAGCCGATGGGGAAAATTCTTCATTAATTTCTCTCCTGCCATAAGCAATAAAGCAGCAAAAGCAATTCGACAAACCTCACGAAAGTGGAATTGGCCCAGGCGCAGCGACAAGAGCCTGGAGGATTTAGCCCAAATGTTCAATCCTGTCATTCAAGGCTGGATTAACTATTATGGCAGGTTTTATAAATCTGCGTTATACCCGGCCTTAAGGTGTCTTGATCGCCGATTGGTGATTTGGGCAACAAGGAAATACAAACGTTTTAGAGGACATCGAAGAAGGGCAAGTCAATGGCTGGAACGAATTGCACGAAGACAGCCAAATTTGTTTGCCCATTGGCGATTGCTCTATGCATAG
- a CDS encoding reverse transcriptase domain-containing protein: protein MDKVILKKWLTAGYVEDGKLYPSRKGTPQGGIISPTLSNLTLDGLEKAVHDAVPRRCRVNFVRYADDCVPRRQTLLQ from the coding sequence ATGGATAAAGTCATTCTTAAAAAGTGGTTGACGGCAGGGTATGTGGAAGACGGCAAGCTATACCCCTCGCGCAAAGGAACCCCACAGGGCGGGATTATCAGTCCCACCTTGTCGAATTTAACCCTCGACGGGCTGGAAAAAGCCGTGCATGATGCAGTTCCCCGTCGATGTAGAGTTAATTTCGTTCGATATGCAGATGATTGTGTGCCACGAAGGCAGACACTGTTGCAATAA
- a CDS encoding transposase — MWETDTKSTTRNHRTICVPFSQDAYNDIVQNPDKFRNCLDEKIKLFPELFPADIFQEGYLMKDIYHSKKMSIPIRRIEMAGIAYTVRPSFVTPYLTGLVDEVEKALFMRKFNVPFWALSHIFGKNPMYWYRIEQSLGRNSIVGTTVRQSGDIPQHLAADEKHTRILGEKTYVATTVGNGCILGVSVAQNAGKQALTEAYQFYRDEAQCLQPEYSPETVNMDGWKATRQAWKSLFPSVAIVCCFLHVFIKIRDRAKKKHRDIFDETASKLWDCYRAESKISFSQRIRRLIEWCKKQDTPNVISDPIKKLRENIVSYRNAYDHPKAHRTSNMIDRLMQRMDRHLFSTQYFHGSMDAAQLSIRGWALIHNFAPYNPETVKRHNGFKSPAERLNHFKYHDNWLHNLYISASFGGYRSPPQNPI, encoded by the coding sequence ATGTGGGAAACAGATACAAAATCCACAACCCGAAACCATAGAACCATATGTGTGCCCTTTTCTCAAGATGCTTATAACGACATTGTTCAAAATCCTGATAAATTTCGGAACTGTCTCGATGAAAAAATTAAGCTTTTCCCGGAACTATTTCCAGCTGATATTTTCCAAGAAGGATATCTAATGAAAGATATCTATCACTCAAAAAAAATGTCGATTCCTATTAGGCGAATCGAGATGGCCGGCATTGCTTATACAGTGCGCCCTTCCTTTGTGACGCCCTATCTTACTGGTTTGGTTGACGAGGTTGAAAAAGCCCTTTTCATGCGAAAATTCAATGTGCCCTTCTGGGCACTGAGCCACATTTTCGGTAAAAATCCAATGTATTGGTACCGGATTGAACAGTCACTTGGTCGCAATAGTATTGTTGGAACAACCGTCCGGCAATCAGGCGACATTCCCCAACATCTTGCGGCGGATGAGAAGCACACCCGGATTCTGGGAGAAAAAACGTATGTGGCAACAACTGTTGGAAATGGCTGTATTCTTGGAGTTTCTGTTGCTCAAAATGCTGGAAAGCAAGCCTTGACCGAAGCATATCAATTTTATCGGGATGAGGCCCAATGCCTACAGCCTGAATATTCGCCGGAGACTGTCAATATGGATGGATGGAAAGCTACCCGGCAGGCATGGAAAAGCCTTTTTCCATCGGTAGCCATCGTTTGTTGTTTTCTGCATGTATTCATAAAAATTCGTGATCGGGCGAAGAAAAAACACAGAGACATTTTTGATGAAACAGCATCAAAGCTATGGGATTGTTATCGGGCTGAAAGCAAAATATCATTTTCACAGCGAATCAGAAGGTTGATCGAATGGTGCAAAAAGCAAGATACCCCGAATGTTATATCAGACCCCATAAAAAAATTACGGGAAAATATTGTTTCATACAGAAATGCCTATGACCATCCCAAGGCACACAGAACGAGTAATATGATTGACAGATTGATGCAAAGAATGGATCGTCACCTGTTCAGCACTCAGTATTTTCATGGATCAATGGATGCAGCGCAACTGAGTATTCGAGGATGGGCACTTATTCATAATTTTGCTCCTTACAACCCAGAGACAGTCAAAAGGCATAACGGCTTCAAAAGCCCAGCTGAAAGGCTGAATCATTTTAAATATCACGACAACTGGTTGCACAACCTTTACATTTCGGCTTCTTTTGGGGGGTATCGAAGCCCTCCCCAAAATCCGATATAA
- a CDS encoding reverse transcriptase N-terminal domain-containing protein: MGKQMTASAGAPVDSAKKWASIDWKKARAEVRRLQMRIAKAVKEKRWGKVKALQYLLTHSFYAKALAVKRVTSNKGKKTPGVDGTLWKGARAKWEAVFSLQRRGYRPQPLRRIYIPKKNGKKRPLSIPTILCRAMQALFKLALAPVAETIGDRNSYGFREGRSCADAIAAAFNALSKPNSATWILEADIKGCYDNISQEWMLENI, translated from the coding sequence ATGGGAAAGCAAATGACGGCCTCGGCTGGTGCACCTGTCGACTCTGCTAAGAAATGGGCATCCATTGATTGGAAAAAAGCCCGAGCCGAAGTTAGAAGGCTGCAAATGCGTATCGCAAAGGCTGTAAAGGAAAAAAGATGGGGCAAGGTCAAAGCCCTGCAATACTTACTTACTCATTCGTTCTACGCCAAGGCCTTGGCTGTCAAACGAGTGACCTCAAATAAAGGGAAAAAAACTCCAGGCGTAGATGGCACCTTATGGAAAGGAGCCAGAGCCAAATGGGAGGCTGTTTTCAGCCTGCAAAGACGAGGTTATAGACCGCAACCACTAAGGCGAATTTACATCCCCAAAAAGAATGGTAAAAAACGTCCGTTAAGTATTCCTACAATACTCTGCAGAGCTATGCAGGCGCTGTTTAAATTAGCTTTAGCCCCAGTAGCGGAAACCATAGGAGACCGTAATTCTTACGGCTTCCGTGAAGGCCGCAGCTGTGCAGATGCAATTGCAGCAGCGTTCAATGCACTCTCCAAGCCTAATTCGGCTACATGGATATTGGAAGCGGATATCAAAGGGTGTTATGACAACATCAGCCAGGAATGGATGTTGGAAAATATCTGA
- the ltrA gene encoding group II intron reverse transcriptase/maturase translates to MEKVKSFIISKRQVWEAYKCVKANRGGAGIDNQSIVDFEKDITNNLFKIWNRMSSGSYFPPPVARIEIPKGDGRMRPLGIPTVGDRVAQMVVKQYLEPLLEPHFHPDSYGYRPNKSALDAVGEARKRCWRYDWVLDLDVKGFFDNISHELLMRAVVKHTDCRWVLLYVERWLKAPIAMPDGSLVYPQKGTPQGGVVSPLLANLFLHYVFDHWMQRNYSYVPFERYADDAVCHCRTEPLAKQLKADLELRFGECGLELHPEKTKIVYCKDEDRKGDYPVMKFDFLGYTFRPRLSRNRRGKFFENFTPAISNKAAKAIRQKVRSWNWQLRPGDTLEDLAIECNPIIQGWINYYGRYNPSEMSGILHHINWRLVRWATCKYKKLRGRWFC, encoded by the coding sequence TTGGAAAAAGTAAAGTCGTTTATTATCTCAAAGCGTCAAGTTTGGGAAGCATACAAATGCGTAAAAGCAAACCGTGGTGGGGCTGGAATAGATAATCAGTCCATAGTTGATTTTGAAAAGGATATTACCAATAACCTTTTCAAAATATGGAACCGGATGTCTTCCGGCAGTTATTTCCCTCCTCCGGTAGCTCGTATAGAGATACCAAAAGGGGATGGCCGAATGAGGCCCCTTGGTATTCCAACTGTGGGAGATCGTGTCGCCCAGATGGTTGTAAAACAGTATCTCGAACCGTTATTAGAGCCTCATTTTCATCCGGACTCGTATGGTTATCGGCCAAACAAGTCAGCCCTGGATGCCGTGGGGGAAGCACGCAAAAGATGCTGGCGGTATGACTGGGTGTTGGATCTTGATGTCAAAGGATTTTTTGACAATATCAGTCATGAACTTTTGATGAGAGCTGTAGTAAAACACACAGATTGTCGTTGGGTACTTTTGTATGTAGAACGGTGGCTAAAGGCCCCAATCGCAATGCCGGACGGATCACTTGTTTATCCGCAAAAAGGAACTCCGCAAGGAGGAGTGGTTAGTCCCTTGCTGGCAAATTTATTTTTGCATTATGTTTTCGATCATTGGATGCAGCGGAACTATTCGTATGTGCCTTTTGAGCGATATGCCGATGATGCTGTTTGCCACTGCAGAACTGAACCATTAGCCAAACAGTTGAAAGCTGACTTGGAGTTAAGGTTTGGTGAATGTGGGTTGGAGCTGCACCCTGAAAAGACAAAAATAGTTTATTGCAAGGATGAAGATCGAAAAGGAGATTATCCTGTTATGAAGTTTGATTTTCTAGGGTATACATTTCGGCCCAGATTATCAAGAAATCGCAGAGGAAAATTTTTTGAAAACTTCACACCAGCGATAAGCAACAAGGCTGCAAAAGCAATCAGACAGAAAGTACGCAGTTGGAACTGGCAATTACGGCCAGGGGACACGCTTGAGGATCTGGCTATAGAATGTAATCCAATAATTCAAGGCTGGATTAATTATTACGGGCGGTACAATCCTTCTGAGATGTCTGGGATTCTCCATCATATAAATTGGCGGTTAGTACGTTGGGCAACCTGTAAATATAAGAAACTCAGGGGACGTTGGTTTTGCTAA
- the istA gene encoding IS21 family transposase, which yields MLKVDQYDYIRTAHRVYGKAIKELARETGHSKNTIKKILKQEYIGYKQRSKQPYPVLGPYIQEIDRWLGDDKDKPYKQRHTATRIYHRLKSELEYSGGETTVRRYVREAKLRLGLTNQQAFIPSDPTTAQEAEVDWGNCQAVIAGEPVKLKLFCIRSKCSGKHFVRCYPCERQQALFDAHIQAFSFFGGVFPVLIYDNLTTVVQKVFKGKKRHLQESYNRFKAYYNFDPRFCNPGQGHEKGGIEGLVGYARRNYMVPIPHADSLDELNTRLLDDCMAYGEHRIAGQTQSVNELFESEKQVLLPLPTTSFSNVETFMVRVNKYATVIIDKNRYSVPTRYAYMRVQAIVEIDQVIIYWSGRKISTHHRLYGNNKWSLKPEHYLELIRQRPQSFDTARPILQWRDQWPDCLEKLLEHFRRKNGVTKGTREFVTVLMLYEKYAVDKIEAAVKEALKSNVGCSNALKQILHSQNISMESQFDPLSNWETLPPADISAYEQLGGIL from the coding sequence ATGCTTAAAGTGGATCAGTATGATTACATCCGAACAGCTCACCGTGTTTATGGAAAGGCCATTAAAGAGCTTGCCAGAGAAACCGGCCATTCAAAAAACACCATAAAAAAAATTTTAAAGCAGGAATACATTGGCTACAAGCAACGATCTAAACAGCCATATCCCGTTCTTGGTCCTTATATCCAGGAGATAGACCGCTGGCTTGGCGATGACAAGGACAAGCCATACAAACAGCGACATACAGCAACCCGGATATACCATCGTCTGAAATCGGAACTCGAGTATTCCGGTGGAGAGACGACGGTTCGCCGTTATGTGCGTGAGGCAAAGCTGAGGCTGGGTTTAACGAATCAGCAGGCATTTATCCCATCAGATCCGACGACTGCCCAGGAAGCCGAGGTAGACTGGGGAAACTGTCAGGCAGTTATTGCCGGCGAACCCGTGAAGCTGAAATTATTTTGCATACGTTCAAAATGTTCGGGCAAACACTTTGTTCGCTGTTATCCCTGTGAAAGGCAGCAAGCTTTATTTGACGCTCATATCCAGGCCTTTTCATTTTTTGGAGGCGTGTTCCCAGTTCTTATCTATGACAATCTGACAACAGTCGTACAAAAGGTATTTAAAGGAAAAAAACGTCATCTTCAGGAATCTTATAATCGGTTCAAGGCCTATTACAACTTCGATCCAAGGTTTTGCAATCCCGGCCAGGGCCATGAAAAAGGTGGGATTGAAGGCCTGGTCGGCTACGCTCGAAGAAATTATATGGTTCCTATCCCACATGCTGACAGCCTGGACGAATTGAACACGCGCCTCCTCGATGATTGCATGGCCTATGGAGAGCATCGCATCGCCGGTCAAACACAAAGCGTCAATGAATTGTTTGAATCAGAAAAGCAGGTATTGCTGCCATTGCCGACAACATCGTTCAGTAACGTTGAGACGTTCATGGTCAGGGTAAACAAATATGCCACCGTTATTATTGACAAGAACCGGTATTCTGTCCCGACGCGCTATGCTTACATGAGAGTGCAGGCGATAGTAGAGATAGACCAGGTGATCATTTATTGGAGCGGCAGAAAAATAAGCACCCATCATCGGTTATATGGAAATAATAAGTGGAGTTTAAAACCGGAACATTATCTGGAGTTGATTCGTCAGCGTCCACAATCATTTGATACCGCCCGGCCAATTTTACAATGGCGTGATCAATGGCCGGATTGCCTGGAAAAGTTATTAGAACATTTTCGCCGGAAAAACGGTGTAACCAAAGGTACCCGGGAATTTGTCACCGTGCTGATGCTGTACGAAAAATATGCTGTCGACAAGATCGAAGCAGCCGTAAAGGAAGCACTGAAAAGCAATGTCGGCTGCAGCAATGCTCTCAAGCAGATTTTACACAGTCAAAACATCTCTATGGAGTCCCAATTTGATCCTTTGTCGAACTGGGAGACACTGCCCCCTGCTGACATCTCGGCATACGAACAGCTTGGAGGTATCTTATGA
- the istB gene encoding IS21-like element helper ATPase IstB: MNPAVQAVLTQHLKTLKLSTMEKELEGQIRQAHEAACGYDEFLLNLVEAEVQIRQENGRKRRLKEARFPMQKPLETFDFEAAPDLDARLIKELSTGTFIKEARNIILIGKSGAGKTHLATSIGMEACRYGHRVRFITGCGLANELTEAREQQALGRMIKRYAGYGLLILDELGYVPFSKIGAELLFQVLTERHERRSIIITTNLGFGDWTQVFGDANLTAALLDRVTHRAHIIQCNWDSYRLKQTLKSRG, encoded by the coding sequence ATGAACCCAGCAGTCCAGGCAGTCCTCACACAGCACTTAAAAACGCTGAAGCTCTCGACGATGGAAAAAGAGTTGGAAGGTCAGATCCGGCAGGCGCATGAGGCGGCCTGCGGCTACGATGAGTTTTTATTGAATCTTGTTGAAGCGGAAGTTCAAATACGGCAGGAAAACGGTCGCAAGCGACGTCTCAAGGAAGCCAGGTTCCCGATGCAGAAACCGCTTGAAACATTTGATTTTGAGGCTGCCCCTGATTTGGACGCCCGGTTGATCAAAGAACTTTCAACAGGGACATTCATTAAAGAAGCCCGGAATATAATTTTGATAGGTAAAAGCGGAGCCGGTAAAACCCATCTGGCAACCAGCATCGGGATGGAAGCCTGCCGGTATGGACATCGAGTTCGTTTTATTACTGGTTGTGGGCTTGCAAACGAACTGACGGAGGCCAGGGAACAACAGGCTCTGGGTAGAATGATAAAACGATATGCCGGTTATGGGCTGTTGATTCTTGATGAATTGGGGTACGTCCCGTTCAGTAAAATCGGCGCTGAATTATTGTTCCAAGTCCTTACCGAGCGCCATGAAAGACGTTCGATCATCATCACTACCAATCTTGGTTTTGGTGATTGGACGCAGGTGTTTGGCGATGCAAATCTTACCGCTGCTCTGCTGGATCGTGTCACTCACCGGGCTCACATTATTCAATGTAACTGGGACAGTTATCGACTTAAACAGACTTTAAAATCGAGAGGATAA
- a CDS encoding IS1634 family transposase gives MTIHAFSMGMYVRTIKRRNKDGSEVEYVQLAHNTRHPEKGYSRAEVVYSFGRRDQLDVAALKRLVSSLSRFISPEDIQDLEAQSAGLKFISSRPAGGALLLKGLWERIGIDRCLANALKHTEFKAPISDAIFAMVANRALAPSSKLAVEEWVAKDVHLDIEAPIKVQHLYRSMDFLLKNAEAIQEKVFWTTAQLLNLTVDLIFFDTTNTYFEMEDTNDSELLAFGKSKHKRDDLPQVTIGLAVTREGIPVRCWVLPGNQNDAKCVDTVQKDLNDWRLGNVIWAMDRGMTSEENRKNLQRAGGQYILGEKLRGPNVNEEALNRGGRFKKVNDNLHIKEVFVGEGSGRRRFVIAYNPEQAEHDKHVRARNLERIETELAALNKRSGKAYLKSKYALLAHRSMGRYLKELKSGKLTVDKAKIKQAEKLDGKYLLSTSDKSLSAEDIALGYKQLMEVERAFRTLKSTLSLRPVYHTKDDRIRSHVLLCWLALLLVRITELETGLSWPRVRAELERLHLGEFLHKDGRVLQYTELTQNQRNLFKKLNIKLPAKIKSIG, from the coding sequence ATGACGATACATGCTTTTTCTATGGGCATGTATGTACGCACAATAAAACGCAGAAACAAAGATGGGTCCGAGGTCGAGTATGTTCAGTTAGCCCACAATACTCGTCATCCAGAAAAAGGCTATTCACGAGCCGAGGTCGTCTACTCCTTCGGGCGGCGGGACCAACTCGACGTAGCCGCCCTCAAGCGCTTAGTCAGCAGCCTCAGCCGGTTCATCAGCCCCGAAGACATTCAGGACCTTGAAGCCCAAAGCGCCGGGCTCAAGTTCATATCCAGCAGGCCGGCAGGGGGAGCCCTGCTGCTCAAAGGCTTGTGGGAACGCATTGGGATTGACCGCTGCCTTGCCAATGCATTGAAACACACAGAGTTCAAAGCGCCGATTTCGGATGCGATTTTTGCAATGGTGGCCAACAGGGCACTGGCTCCGTCTTCCAAACTTGCCGTCGAAGAGTGGGTAGCCAAGGATGTTCATCTGGACATTGAGGCGCCGATCAAGGTTCAGCACCTTTACCGGAGTATGGACTTCCTGCTTAAGAATGCGGAGGCCATCCAAGAGAAGGTGTTCTGGACAACGGCTCAACTGCTGAATCTCACGGTGGACCTGATCTTCTTTGATACTACCAACACTTATTTTGAAATGGAAGACACCAACGACTCGGAGCTGCTTGCTTTTGGGAAATCTAAACACAAAAGAGATGACCTGCCCCAAGTCACCATTGGCCTGGCCGTGACACGGGAAGGTATCCCGGTCCGTTGCTGGGTTCTGCCGGGCAACCAAAATGACGCCAAGTGCGTCGATACCGTTCAAAAGGATTTGAACGACTGGCGGCTTGGCAACGTGATTTGGGCCATGGACCGTGGCATGACCAGCGAAGAGAATCGAAAAAACCTCCAAAGAGCCGGGGGACAGTACATCCTTGGTGAAAAGTTGAGGGGCCCCAATGTAAATGAAGAAGCCCTGAACCGGGGTGGGCGGTTCAAAAAGGTCAACGACAATCTCCATATCAAAGAGGTCTTTGTCGGTGAGGGCAGCGGCAGGCGCCGGTTCGTCATCGCTTACAACCCAGAACAGGCTGAACACGACAAACATGTCAGGGCAAGGAACCTGGAGCGGATCGAAACGGAGCTGGCGGCACTGAACAAACGGTCCGGCAAAGCATATCTCAAATCCAAATATGCTCTCCTGGCACACCGGTCCATGGGCAGATACCTCAAGGAACTGAAGTCAGGCAAGCTGACGGTGGATAAGGCTAAGATTAAGCAGGCGGAAAAGCTGGACGGCAAATATCTTTTGAGCACAAGCGACAAAAGCCTGTCGGCTGAGGATATCGCCCTTGGCTACAAACAACTCATGGAAGTCGAGCGCGCGTTCCGCACTTTAAAGTCCACCCTGTCCCTCCGGCCTGTCTACCACACCAAAGACGACCGCATCCGCTCTCATGTCCTGCTGTGCTGGCTGGCCCTGCTCCTGGTGCGGATTACCGAGCTGGAGACCGGCTTGAGCTGGCCCAGGGTCCGCGCCGAGCTGGAACGGCTCCATTTAGGCGAATTTTTGCATAAAGATGGGCGTGTACTACAGTACACAGAACTCACTCAAAATCAGCGTAACCTATTTAAAAAATTAAACATAAAACTTCCTGCGAAAATCAAGTCCATAGGATAA